The proteins below are encoded in one region of Hyla sarda isolate aHylSar1 unplaced genomic scaffold, aHylSar1.hap1 scaffold_746, whole genome shotgun sequence:
- the LOC130345152 gene encoding CXXC-type zinc finger protein 1-like isoform X2, with protein sequence MIGCDHCNEWFHGHCINITEKMAKAIREWYCMQCREKYPHLEIKYRHKKSKDREREMDREENEDSQRSDKRRNSTSSAGKIKRSARMCGECESCSRTEDCGQCDFCRDMKKFGGPNKIRQKCRLRQCQVRARKMLRVKDDEYSYRDTPEPSSLAGSLSDDDLPLDPDLYQALCVGGAFDDQNLPWLSDTDDTPFLDSVLRKRAVKVKHVKRREKKSDKKKDDKYKRHKQKQRHKDKAKHSERMESRDYSSLRQCLGPSCVQPARAGSKYCSDDCGMKLAANRIYEILPQRIQQWQQSPCVAEEQGKKLLERIRREQQQARTKLQEMERRFHELEGLITKAKQQQIREDEETNDGDSDDTDLQIFCVSCGHPINPKVALRHMERCYAKYESQTSFGSMYPTRIEGATRLFCDVYNPQSKTYCKRLQVLCPEHSRDPKVPADEVCGCPIVKDVFDLTGDFCRVPKRKCNRHYCWEKLRRAEVDLERVRVWYKLDELFEQERNVRMAMTNRAGLLALMLHQTIQHDPVTTDLRTHTER encoded by the exons AGAAATATCCTCATCTGGAGATCAAATACCGACACAAGAAATCCAAGGACCGGGAGAGAGAAATGGACAGAGAAGAGAATGAAGATTCAcaaaggagcgacaagaggaGGAACAGCACCAGCAGCGCAGGAAAG ATCAAGCGATCGGCCCGTATGTGCGGCGAGTGCGAGTCCTGCAGCCGCACGGAGGACTGCGGGCAGTGCGACTTCTGCAGAGACATGAAGAAGTTCGGAGGTCCCAACAAGATCCGTCAAAAATGTCGTCTCCGACAGTGTCAAGTGAGAGCACGG AAAATGCTGCGAGTGAAAGATGACGAATACTCGTACAGAGACACCCCAGAGCCGTCCAGTCTGGCGGGTTCACTGTCTGACGACGACCTTCCTCTGGACCCAGACTTGTATCAGGCGCTCTGTGTCGGAGGAGCCTTCGATGACCAGAACCTG CCTTGGCTCAGTGACACGGATGACACGCCATTTCTGGACTCTGTTCTGAGAAAGAGAGCTGTCAAAGTCAAGCATGTCAAGAGGCGGGAGAAGAAATCTGACAAGAAG AAAGACGATAAATACAAGCGACACAAGCAAAAGCAGAGACATAAGGACAAAGCCAAGCACTCGGAACGCATGGAAAGCCGGGACTACTCCTCCCTGCGCCAGTGCTTGGGGCCGAGCTGTGTGCAGCCAGCCAGGGCCGGTTCTAAGTACTGCTCCGATGACTGTGGCATGAAACTGGCGGCCAA TCGCATCTATGAGATCCTCCCTCAGCGCATCCAGCAGTGGCAGCAGAGTCCGTGCGTCGCCGAGGAGCAAGGCAAGAAGCTTCTGGAACGCATCCGTCGGGAACAGCAGCAGGCGCGCACCAAACTGCAGGAGATGGAGCGGCGCTTTCACGAGCTGGAAGGCTTAATCACCAAAGCCAAACAGCAGCAGATCcgagaggatgaggag ACAAACGATGGGGACAGTGATGACACCGACCTGCAGATCTTCTGTGTATCTTGTGgacatcccattaaccccaaagtGGCTTTAAGGCACATGGAGCGCTGTTATGCCAAG TATGAAAGTCAGACGTCATTCGGATCCATGTACCCAACAAGAATTGAAGG AGCAACCCGTCTCTTCTGTGACGTGTACAACCCGCAAAGCAAAACCTACTGCAAACGTCTGCAGGTGCTGTGTCCTGAGCATTCCCGAGACCCCAAG GTGCCGGCAGATGAGGTGTGCGGATGCCCCATCGTGAAGGACGTGTTTGATTTGACCGGTGATTTCTGCAGGGTTCCCAAGAGGAAGTGTAACCGCCATTACTGCTGGGAGAAACTCCGCCGCGCTGAGGTGGACCTGGAGCGCGTTCGTGTG TGGTACAAGCTGGACGAACTGTTTGAGCAGGAACGTAATGTCCGCATGGCGATGACTAATCGTGCTGGCCTCCTGGCTCTCATGTTACATCAAACCATCCAGCACGACCCCGTCACCACGGACCTGAGGACACACACGGAGCGCtga